The following are encoded together in the Lactuca sativa cultivar Salinas chromosome 1, Lsat_Salinas_v11, whole genome shotgun sequence genome:
- the LOC111907774 gene encoding vacuolar iron transporter homolog 2, with amino-acid sequence MTTIPVNSMVHHQTTLELEPKDLFDYSKRSQWLRAAVLGANDGLVSTASLMMGVGAVKQDIRAMILTGFAGLVAGACSMAIGEFVSVYSQLDIEVAQLKRDFNRRDIEVAETDGLPNPWQAAAASALAFSLGAMVPLLAASFIKPYKVRILVMAGAVTAALAVFGWLGAALGRAPAVKSTIRVVVGGWMAMAITYGLTRLIGAKGLH; translated from the coding sequence ATGACTACAATCCCTGTAAATAGCATGGTGCACCACCAAACCACCCTTGAGCTCGAACCCAAGGACCTATTCGACTACTCAAAACGGTCTCAATGGCTACGAGCGGCGGTCCTGGGAGCCAACGATGGCTTAGTCTCCACCGCATCCCTAATGATGGGTGTTGGAGCCGTTAAACAAGATATCAGAGCCATGATCTTGACCGGCTTTGCTGGCTTAGTAGCCGGAGCTTGCAGTATGGCAATTGGAGAATTTGTATCTGTTTATTCACAACTTGATATAGAAGTCGCTCAGTTGAAAAGAGATTTCAATAGAAGAGATATTGAGGTAGCTGAAACCGATGGCTTGCCAAACCCTTGGCAAGCCGCCGCTGCATCAGCTCTAGCTTTTTCTTTGGGTGCTATGGTGCCTTTATTAGCTGCTTCATTTATCAAGCCTTATAAGGTGAGGATTTTGGTCATGGCGGGGGCAGTGACAGCGGCATTGGCTGTTTTTGGGTGGTTAGGGGCGGCGTTGGGGCGGGCACCGGCGGTCAAGTCTACGATTAGGGTGGTAGTTGGAGGGTGGATGGCTATGGCTATTACATATGGCTTAACAAGGTTAATCGGTGCAAAGGGACTCCATTGA